A single genomic interval of Aedes aegypti strain LVP_AGWG chromosome 1, AaegL5.0 Primary Assembly, whole genome shotgun sequence harbors:
- the LOC5576534 gene encoding guanosine-3',5'-bis(diphosphate) 3'-pyrophosphohydrolase MESH1 isoform X2 translates to MNTKKLPETMSSSNDVSSVLTTYTKCINFAAVKHRNQRRLDSDKTPYINHPIGVAQILTAEGDITDFEVIQAAILHDTVEDTDTTFEELEREFGYAVRRLVEEVTDDKTLPKAERKRLQIEHAAGTSPQAKLVKLADKIYNLRDLQRCRPEGWTEERCRDYFTWAKRVCEGLRGTNQALEGILDEIFKQEGVE, encoded by the exons AACACCAAAAAACTACCGGAAACAATGTCCTCCTCTAACGATGTATCCTCCGTACTGACAACTTACACGAAATGCATCAACTTCGCAGCTGTCAAACATCGCAATCAACGCCGACTAGATTCGGACAAGACACCGTACATCAACCATCCTATCG GGGTGGCACAAATCCTAACGGCCGAGGGTGACATCACCGATTTCGAAGTCATCCAGGCGGCCATTTTGCACGACACTGTGGAAGACACCGATACGACGTTTGAGGAATTGGAACGTGAGTTCGGATACGCGGTGCGGCGATTGGTGGAAGAGGTAACGGACGACAAAACGCTCCCCAAAGCCGAGCGGAAGCGGCTGCAGATCGAGCACGCTGCTGGGACTAGTCCACAAGCGAAGCTGGTCAAGCTGGCGGACAAGATCTATAATCTGAGGGATCTGCAGCGGTGTAGGCCGGAGGGGTGGACTGAGGAGCGCTGTCGGGATTACTTTACGTGGGCCAAGCGCGTTTGCGAGGGTCTGAGGGGGACCAATCAAGCGTTGGAGGGCATTCTTGACGAGATATTCAAACAGGAAGGGGTAGAATAG
- the LOC5576534 gene encoding guanosine-3',5'-bis(diphosphate) 3'-pyrophosphohydrolase MESH1 isoform X1, giving the protein MSYNSFQNTKKLPETMSSSNDVSSVLTTYTKCINFAAVKHRNQRRLDSDKTPYINHPIGVAQILTAEGDITDFEVIQAAILHDTVEDTDTTFEELEREFGYAVRRLVEEVTDDKTLPKAERKRLQIEHAAGTSPQAKLVKLADKIYNLRDLQRCRPEGWTEERCRDYFTWAKRVCEGLRGTNQALEGILDEIFKQEGVE; this is encoded by the exons TCGTACAACTCGTTTCAGAACACCAAAAAACTACCGGAAACAATGTCCTCCTCTAACGATGTATCCTCCGTACTGACAACTTACACGAAATGCATCAACTTCGCAGCTGTCAAACATCGCAATCAACGCCGACTAGATTCGGACAAGACACCGTACATCAACCATCCTATCG GGGTGGCACAAATCCTAACGGCCGAGGGTGACATCACCGATTTCGAAGTCATCCAGGCGGCCATTTTGCACGACACTGTGGAAGACACCGATACGACGTTTGAGGAATTGGAACGTGAGTTCGGATACGCGGTGCGGCGATTGGTGGAAGAGGTAACGGACGACAAAACGCTCCCCAAAGCCGAGCGGAAGCGGCTGCAGATCGAGCACGCTGCTGGGACTAGTCCACAAGCGAAGCTGGTCAAGCTGGCGGACAAGATCTATAATCTGAGGGATCTGCAGCGGTGTAGGCCGGAGGGGTGGACTGAGGAGCGCTGTCGGGATTACTTTACGTGGGCCAAGCGCGTTTGCGAGGGTCTGAGGGGGACCAATCAAGCGTTGGAGGGCATTCTTGACGAGATATTCAAACAGGAAGGGGTAGAATAG
- the LOC5576534 gene encoding guanosine-3',5'-bis(diphosphate) 3'-pyrophosphohydrolase MESH1 isoform X3 produces the protein MSSSNDVSSVLTTYTKCINFAAVKHRNQRRLDSDKTPYINHPIGVAQILTAEGDITDFEVIQAAILHDTVEDTDTTFEELEREFGYAVRRLVEEVTDDKTLPKAERKRLQIEHAAGTSPQAKLVKLADKIYNLRDLQRCRPEGWTEERCRDYFTWAKRVCEGLRGTNQALEGILDEIFKQEGVE, from the exons ATGTCCTCCTCTAACGATGTATCCTCCGTACTGACAACTTACACGAAATGCATCAACTTCGCAGCTGTCAAACATCGCAATCAACGCCGACTAGATTCGGACAAGACACCGTACATCAACCATCCTATCG GGGTGGCACAAATCCTAACGGCCGAGGGTGACATCACCGATTTCGAAGTCATCCAGGCGGCCATTTTGCACGACACTGTGGAAGACACCGATACGACGTTTGAGGAATTGGAACGTGAGTTCGGATACGCGGTGCGGCGATTGGTGGAAGAGGTAACGGACGACAAAACGCTCCCCAAAGCCGAGCGGAAGCGGCTGCAGATCGAGCACGCTGCTGGGACTAGTCCACAAGCGAAGCTGGTCAAGCTGGCGGACAAGATCTATAATCTGAGGGATCTGCAGCGGTGTAGGCCGGAGGGGTGGACTGAGGAGCGCTGTCGGGATTACTTTACGTGGGCCAAGCGCGTTTGCGAGGGTCTGAGGGGGACCAATCAAGCGTTGGAGGGCATTCTTGACGAGATATTCAAACAGGAAGGGGTAGAATAG
- the LOC5576518 gene encoding probable phosphoserine aminotransferase has product MVINFGAGPAKLPREVLLEVQKELVEQGSSGMSVMEMSHRGSSYMKLHNDTVDLARELLKVPDNYKVLLMQGGGTGLFAAVAMNLIGRTGTADYVVTGSWSAKAAKEAAKYGKVNQVVAKPDKFTRVPDQKEWKLDPKASYVYYCDNETIEGVEFNTAPDTNGVPLVVDMSSNIMSRPVDVKKFGVIFGCAQKNIGPAGITLVIVREDLIGHQLPITPTILDFSIVAKDNSINNTPPTFIIHVVGRVFAWIKRHGGVESMYKASLTKSNMVYDVIANSKDFYYCPVERSVRSRMNVPFRVGGPGGNEALEKEFLKGAEALGMQQLKGHRSVGGIRASLYNAVSVEEAKALQSYMLDFLAKNS; this is encoded by the exons ATGGTGATCAATTTTGGAGCCGGTCCGGCCAAGTTGCCCCGCGAAGTCCTGCTCGAGGTCCAGAAGGAACTCGTCGAGCAGGGATCGAGCGGAATGAGTGTGATGGAGATGTCCCATCGGGGATCTTCGTACATGAAACTGCACAACGATACGGTTGACTTGGCTCGGGAACTTCTCAAGGTTCCCGACAACTACAAAGTTCTGCTGATGCAAGGCGGTGGCACTGGATTGTTCGCCGCCGTTGCCATGAACTTGATCGGTCGAACCGGAACGGCTGACTACGTGGTGACTGGATCTTGGTCGGCCAAGGCGGCTAAGGAAGCCGCAAAATACGGAAAGGTGAACCAAGTTGTTGCCAAGCCAGACAAGTTCACACGTGTTCCCGATCAGAAGGAGTGGAAACTGGACCCGAAGGCTTCGTACGTCTACTACTGTGACAACGAAACAATCGAGGGCGTGGAGTTCAACACCGCTCCGGACACGAATGGAGTCCCTCTGGTGGTGGATATGTCTTCCAACATCATGTCCAGACCAGTTGACGTGAAGAAGTTCGGCGTTATCTTTGGTTGCGCCCAGAAGAACATCGGCCCTGCCGGAATCACTCTGGTCATCGTTCGGGAAGACCTTATCGGACATCAACTGCCTATCACCCCCACAATCCTCGACTTCTCAATCGTGGCGAAAGACAACTCCATCAACAACACTCCACCGACCTTCAT CATCCACGTGGTTGGCCGAGTGTTCGCCTGGATCAAACGTCACGGCGGAGTCGAGAGCATGTACAAAGCATCTCTCACCAAGTCCAACATGGTCTACGACGTGATTGCCAACTCCAAGGACTTCTACTACTGTCCGGTCGAGCGCAGCGTACGCAGCCGCATGAACGTCCCCTTCCGCGTCGGCGGACCCGGCGGCAACGAAGCGCTGGAAAAGGAGTTTCTCAAAGGAGCCGAGGCCCTCGGAATGCAGCAACTGAAAGGTCATCGCTCCGTCGGAGGCATCCGAGCGTCCCTCTACAATGCCGTCTCCGTCGAGGAAGCGAAAGCCCTCCAGAGTTACATGCTGGATTTCCTCGCGAAGAATTCGTAA